GCCTCAATACCCAAATTGTTCCGAGCCAGAACTAGGATCAATGTGTTATACGAGATTACATCTACATTACTCATCTGACCAAAAACCTTTCTGACAGAATCCATACAATTTTGTTCAGCATACATATTTAAAATTGCATTCCCAATATTAATATCCATCCCCATCCCAGTCTTGCATGCATGTGCATGTAAGCTTCTACCTTTTCTTAAAGCATCAGCTGACTCAGCACATAAAGAAAGCATAAGAACAGTAGTTCTCTCATCCTCCTTGTTGCCTTCAGTTCGCATTTTAATAAACAAGCTAATGGCTTCGCCATGATAGCTGTATTCAATATATGCAGATATCATAGAATTCCAAAGAGCAACATCACGTGTGGGAATACCATCAAATAGTTTACATGCTGACTTCAAACATCCAATCTCTGCATACATGTTAACCAATGCATTTACTATGAACAGGTCATTGCTATAACTGCACTTAAtagccatttgatgaatttgatcacCTAATTCAAGAGATCCAAATTCTGCAGAGGCTTGAATGAGAGCCAACACTGTAACAGAATCAAATTCGATTCCATCCATGAGCATTTGTTCAAAAAGTCTCAAAGCTTTAGAGGATTCTCCAACATTAAAATACCCCATAATCATAGCATTCCAGCAAACTGTATTCCGAATGGCCATCAAATCAAACACAAGATGAGAAGCCCTCACATAAAAAAAACTCAGGTAAAAGCCAATCAAAGCAGTACCAACATGAGCATCCAAATCAAACAACCCATTCCTCAAACAATAACCATGAATCGCCTTTCCTAACCTCACTTCCGCAACCTTGTCACAGACTAAAATCATCGCTACCAACGTACGAGAATTCGGCCTAAAACCCTCTCTTTGCATCGTCATCACCAAAAAAACCACCTCCTCAAATTCCTCACACCCCGCATATCCTGATATCATTGCGTTCCATGAGACCAAATCCCTCTCACTCATTTCATCGAACACCTTACGCGCGTCTTCAAGGAAACCACACTTACTATAAAAGTCAATAAGGGCAGTCCCAACTCGAACATCCTCGATCAAGTTAGTGTCTCGAATACTCGAGTGTATTCTCTTGCCAGTTTCAATGGCATTGAGCTTCCCGCAGGCCTTTAAAACCAAAGGCAAAGTGGCCTTATCGGGTGTTAAACCCAGAGATTGCATATGGGTAAATGTAGAGAGAATTGCATGGTCATTTTTGAGCTTGGTTTGGTGTTTGATTATTGAATTCCATGCCTTGTTGGTTTTATTGTTGGGAGTAAAATGGAGGGTTTGGAGGCTTATCAGCATCTCATTTATGATTTTTAGTTGGAGATAAGGGAGAAGGAAGAGAAATGGAGTCCAAGCAGAAGATAGACCTTGAAGG
The Gossypium hirsutum isolate 1008001.06 chromosome A07, Gossypium_hirsutum_v2.1, whole genome shotgun sequence genome window above contains:
- the LOC107953075 gene encoding pentatricopeptide repeat-containing protein At4g39530; the protein is MLISLQTLHFTPNNKTNKAWNSIIKHQTKLKNDHAILSTFTHMQSLGLTPDKATLPLVLKACGKLNAIETGKRIHSSIRDTNLIEDVRVGTALIDFYSKCGFLEDARKVFDEMSERDLVSWNAMISGYAGCEEFEEVVFLVMTMQREGFRPNSRTLVAMILVCDKVAEVRLGKAIHGYCLRNGLFDLDAHVGTALIGFYLSFFYVRASHLVFDLMAIRNTVCWNAMIMGYFNVGESSKALRLFEQMLMDGIEFDSVTVLALIQASAEFGSLELGDQIHQMAIKCSYSNDLFIVNALVNMYAEIGCLKSACKLFDGIPTRDVALWNSMISAYIEYSYHGEAISLFIKMRTEGNKEDERTTVLMLSLCAESADALRKGRSLHAHACKTGMGMDINIGNAILNMYAEQNCMDSVRKVFGQMSNVDVISYNTLILVLARNNLGIEAWETFGIMRESDVKPNSYTIISILAACKDETCLNIGRSLHGFVIKQGIEVNAPLNTALTDMYINCGDETTAMNLFESSHGRDLISWNALISTYVKNNQAHEAFLVFRRMVSEVEPNPVTIINILSSCTHLAHLPQGRCLHAYMIRRESSLGHNLSLQNAFITMYARCGSMRNAEKIFETLTRRNIISWNAIIMGYGMHGHGYDAILAFSQMLEDGFQPNEVTFISILSACSHSGMIEEGLQLFDSMVHDFNITPQLAHYGCVVDLLGRAGRLDKAREFIESMPIKPDASIWRSLLSAYRDHCYTKDAKAIFEKVVELDPMNPGNYVLLCNVYAAAGLWPEVREMRRHLRAKGLRKPPGISWIVVRSQIHSFAAGDRSHPMADKIYANLNSLLQSIKEIGYVPDLRWILHNDEYI